One window of Anaerolineales bacterium genomic DNA carries:
- a CDS encoding HEAT repeat domain-containing protein has product MPRLLSLLSIKPGEGRLTALMVGVTLFSAMGSALGGTGIEALFFARFGVEFLPYMYIGLGITAMITSFFVTAALGKIPKRIVYPAIPIFIALVLIVARIAIISGKVWLYPGLWLGKEVLNALVSLMMWGVAGLVCDTRQAKRLFPLFNASFIFGQVIGGFATGLLVRYVGTENLLLLWAGLLFAGFFFNRALLAGRRFESEPQRRSKRRQPTVLQEMQRGFQYVRKSQFLTAISASTILFSVLYFSIALPFSRAVTDRYVDENSIATFLGVFNGLTTAGAFLTSLFIANRLFARIGIMASVFAFQFSYVLGFGALIFAPYFVVVAAFRFIQMLLLSGIADPAWQTMFNVVPNEKRDQVRAFIGGVPEQAGVFIAGGILVVGEQALDPQQLYLVGFAAALLCSYVIIKAWRGYNLSLVEALRAGRPQIFFSEEHPFGGFRKDAAAVATALNSLHDPDPVVRRLSTEIIGHLALEEATPAFIAGISDVDPLVRVSSLKALSHSKATSALLDIAASLSDPEPDVRAQAVSTLKELSPASPALTGLFLPLLDDENAKVSTTAALAILRSTNSPHSADAKSHLRRTAALGDLDARVAAIEAMGEWGDKEAFEFLVNELHDRGLQPAVRNTVLTSLAKINAEDSIPHLLNSLKDSASRETSAALLGRIGPSVTNSVVDLLADESYAEGALRTLEFLPLPPAKPILDFAQMAVSRSGGYDALRRGINLQVENEAMSLLEESLHEKSHRYGILALRAIGLLGDRESMNLAVENLETRDAGRRADAIEALETISSKYKDIVQPLTMLWENEIAGTGSADWERLLNDPDEWIRDCAAYAAHRTGVKTMENLETLSLMDRILFFKRVPLFANLTPVDIKQVALLAEEEVFSDGEEIAREGETGDVMFIIVSGEVKVCSHKDGAEVEIARRTAGDYVGEMSIIGREPRMASLVAVGDVRTLCIDQKSFEGLIRERPDVSLAVMKVLGQRLKEASLRK; this is encoded by the coding sequence ATGCCCCGCCTTCTTTCATTACTTTCCATCAAGCCCGGCGAAGGACGCCTGACCGCTCTGATGGTTGGCGTCACGCTTTTCAGCGCGATGGGTTCCGCGTTGGGAGGTACGGGCATCGAAGCGCTGTTTTTTGCCCGTTTCGGCGTGGAATTCCTTCCATACATGTACATCGGCCTGGGGATCACTGCCATGATCACCTCGTTCTTTGTGACCGCCGCCTTGGGGAAAATTCCGAAACGCATTGTCTATCCCGCCATCCCGATCTTCATCGCGCTTGTCCTGATCGTCGCCCGCATCGCCATCATCAGCGGCAAGGTATGGCTTTATCCCGGCCTTTGGCTCGGCAAGGAAGTGTTGAACGCCCTCGTCAGTTTGATGATGTGGGGCGTGGCGGGACTGGTCTGCGATACGCGGCAGGCAAAACGGTTATTCCCATTGTTCAATGCCTCCTTTATTTTCGGACAGGTCATTGGCGGTTTTGCCACCGGCTTGCTCGTAAGATACGTCGGTACGGAAAACCTGCTTCTCCTTTGGGCGGGATTACTGTTTGCCGGTTTTTTCTTCAACCGGGCCCTGCTTGCCGGGCGGAGATTCGAATCCGAGCCTCAACGCCGATCCAAACGCAGGCAGCCGACCGTGCTTCAGGAGATGCAGCGCGGCTTCCAGTACGTACGCAAGTCGCAATTCCTGACCGCCATTTCCGCATCCACCATTCTTTTTTCCGTTCTGTATTTTTCGATTGCATTGCCGTTCTCGCGCGCTGTGACCGACCGGTATGTGGATGAAAATTCCATCGCCACCTTTCTTGGAGTGTTCAACGGTTTGACCACCGCGGGCGCATTTCTCACCTCGCTATTCATCGCCAACCGCCTCTTTGCCCGCATCGGCATCATGGCGAGCGTATTTGCATTCCAATTTTCCTATGTGCTTGGTTTCGGCGCGCTCATTTTTGCGCCGTATTTCGTCGTGGTTGCCGCCTTTCGATTCATTCAAATGCTTTTACTTTCCGGCATTGCCGACCCTGCCTGGCAGACGATGTTCAACGTCGTCCCCAATGAGAAACGCGATCAAGTCCGCGCCTTTATTGGCGGCGTGCCCGAACAGGCGGGCGTGTTCATTGCGGGTGGTATTCTCGTTGTCGGCGAACAGGCGCTTGATCCGCAGCAACTCTACCTGGTCGGTTTCGCAGCCGCGCTTCTATGCTCCTATGTCATCATCAAAGCCTGGCGCGGCTACAACCTTTCCCTGGTGGAAGCCCTTCGCGCAGGCCGCCCGCAGATCTTTTTCAGCGAAGAACACCCCTTCGGCGGGTTTCGCAAGGATGCCGCCGCAGTTGCGACAGCCCTCAACAGCCTGCACGATCCCGACCCCGTTGTTCGGCGCCTCTCCACCGAGATCATCGGTCACCTTGCCCTGGAAGAAGCGACTCCTGCGTTTATCGCTGGAATAAGCGATGTGGATCCGCTCGTACGTGTTTCATCCCTCAAGGCTTTATCTCATTCCAAAGCGACTTCCGCTTTGTTGGACATCGCCGCCTCGCTTTCCGACCCCGAGCCAGATGTGCGCGCCCAGGCTGTCTCCACGCTGAAAGAACTTTCTCCCGCCTCGCCGGCATTGACAGGACTCTTCCTTCCGCTTTTGGATGATGAAAATGCAAAGGTCAGCACGACCGCCGCATTGGCAATTCTCAGATCGACAAATTCTCCTCATTCAGCGGATGCGAAATCTCACCTCCGCCGTACCGCAGCCTTGGGCGATCTGGATGCCCGTGTTGCGGCTATTGAAGCGATGGGTGAATGGGGCGATAAGGAGGCTTTCGAATTCCTCGTCAACGAATTGCACGACCGCGGACTTCAACCTGCTGTCCGCAATACGGTGCTGACATCCTTGGCGAAGATCAACGCGGAGGACTCGATTCCCCATCTTTTGAATTCGCTTAAAGATTCCGCTTCACGCGAAACCTCCGCGGCGCTGCTTGGGAGAATCGGACCCTCTGTCACCAATTCCGTTGTGGATTTGCTCGCCGATGAATCCTATGCTGAAGGCGCATTGCGGACACTTGAATTTTTGCCGCTTCCACCCGCCAAACCCATTTTGGACTTTGCGCAGATGGCTGTATCCCGTTCCGGCGGGTACGATGCTCTGCGGCGCGGGATCAATTTGCAGGTCGAGAATGAGGCGATGAGTCTGCTCGAAGAATCGCTGCATGAAAAATCCCATCGCTATGGAATCCTCGCACTGCGCGCCATCGGTTTGCTGGGCGATCGAGAGTCGATGAATCTCGCCGTCGAAAATCTTGAAACGCGCGACGCAGGCAGGCGGGCGGATGCGATCGAGGCGTTGGAGACAATCAGCTCGAAATATAAGGACATCGTTCAACCATTGACCATGTTGTGGGAAAATGAAATCGCCGGGACGGGATCGGCGGATTGGGAACGATTGCTGAACGACCCCGATGAATGGATACGAGATTGCGCCGCTTATGCCGCGCACCGAACGGGAGTAAAGACCATGGAAAACCTTGAGACCCTGTCTTTGATGGACCGGATTTTGTTTTTCAAGCGCGTGCCCTTGTTCGCCAACCTCACGCCGGTGGATATCAAACAGGTGGCATTGCTCGCGGAAGAGGAGGTGTTCAGCGATGGCGAAGAGATCGCGCGCGAAGGCGAGACGGGTGACGTCATGTTCATCATTGTCAGCGGCGAGGTGAAGGTTTGTTCCCATAAAGATGGCGCGGAGGTGGAGATCGCAAGGCGCACGGCGGGAGATTATGTCGGCGAGATGTCCATCATTGGACGCGAGCCGCGCATGGCGTCTTTGGTTGCGGTCGGCGACGTGCGCACCCTGTGCATCGACCAGAAAAGTTTCGAAGGGCTCATCCGTGAACGCCCGGATGTAAGTCTCGCGGTAATGAAAGTATTAGGTCAAAGATTGAAAGAGGCGTCGTTGAGGAAGTAA
- a CDS encoding response regulator transcription factor, whose amino-acid sequence MKTTTLLVIEAKHAEVPSFAADLQKKGFDVHIAQNGSKAVSLLKEVSPSLVVVNAASMRSTGLRICQSLREKDSKLPIILILDEDKEVNKDAADAVLLLPFTVQKLANRIKPLLPGDGKNVLHVGPIRLDLEKRRVRCMGRSTKLTPRLVTLLQLLMDKHGEVVEREPLFKKAWETNYTGDTRTLDVHISWLRRAIELDPDNPKFLKTVRGVGYRLDI is encoded by the coding sequence ATGAAGACCACGACACTTTTGGTCATAGAAGCCAAACACGCAGAAGTCCCTTCTTTTGCCGCCGACTTGCAGAAGAAGGGATTTGATGTCCATATTGCCCAAAACGGGAGCAAGGCGGTTTCGTTATTGAAGGAAGTCAGCCCGAGCCTTGTCGTTGTCAACGCGGCTTCGATGCGCAGCACAGGTTTGCGCATCTGCCAATCTCTGCGCGAGAAAGATTCCAAACTTCCCATCATTCTGATCCTCGATGAAGACAAGGAAGTCAACAAGGATGCGGCAGACGCCGTACTTCTCCTTCCATTCACGGTTCAGAAACTTGCCAATCGAATCAAACCATTGCTCCCCGGCGACGGCAAGAACGTATTGCATGTCGGTCCGATCCGGCTCGATCTCGAAAAGCGGCGTGTGCGCTGCATGGGCAGGAGCACAAAACTCACGCCGCGCCTGGTGACATTGCTTCAATTATTGATGGATAAACACGGAGAAGTGGTCGAACGCGAACCCCTCTTCAAAAAAGCCTGGGAGACGAACTATACCGGTGATACCCGCACGCTCGATGTGCATATCTCCTGGCTCAGGCGCGCCATCGAGCTCGACCCCGATAATCCAAAGTTCCTCAAGACCGTGCGCGGCGTCGGTTATCGCCTAGATATTTAG
- a CDS encoding ATP-dependent Clp protease proteolytic subunit, which translates to MIPEFKNVVPMVVENTGRGERAYDIYSLLLRNNIIFLGTPIDDQVANVIVAQLLFLNHEDPEKEIRMYINSPGGVIYAGLAIYDTMQIISNPISTVAVGVTASFGTVLLAAGTKGLRYALPHATVHMHQPLGGAQGQATDIEIAAKQILRQKALLNGIMAKNTGQPLEVIERDLDRDYYLDAQQALDYGLIDHIIEMPEKVSK; encoded by the coding sequence GAATGTCGTTCCCATGGTGGTCGAAAACACGGGCCGCGGTGAGCGCGCTTATGATATTTATTCCCTGCTTTTACGCAACAACATCATCTTCCTCGGCACACCGATCGACGATCAGGTGGCAAATGTCATCGTGGCGCAGTTGTTGTTCCTGAACCATGAAGACCCGGAAAAGGAAATCCGCATGTATATCAATTCGCCCGGCGGGGTGATCTATGCGGGACTTGCGATCTATGACACGATGCAGATCATCTCGAACCCGATCAGCACCGTCGCCGTGGGCGTGACCGCCTCTTTCGGGACCGTGTTGCTGGCTGCCGGAACCAAAGGACTTCGCTACGCCCTGCCGCATGCAACCGTCCACATGCACCAGCCTCTCGGCGGCGCACAGGGTCAGGCGACAGACATTGAAATTGCCGCCAAGCAAATTCTGCGCCAGAAAGCTTTACTCAACGGCATCATGGCAAAAAATACAGGGCAGCCTTTGGAAGTGATCGAACGCGACCTCGACCGCGATTACTACCTCGATGCCCAGCAAGCCCTGGACTATGGCTTGATAGACCATATCATCGAAATGCCGGAAAAGGTTTCCAAGTAG
- a CDS encoding sigma-70 family RNA polymerase sigma factor, whose translation MTKDHQGATRLDGLDSQAIGAVYDRYFSDVYKYVLYRVGDSAQAEDIASDVFIRLLESVNKGSGPESNLKGWLIGTASHIITDQLRRKYRRPEVDISDSLPDLAPGPASEADQREQNRLVRGAYDKLTAEQQDVLALRFGAGYSLEETASRMNKNVNAIKALQFRALAALQREIGEVDHD comes from the coding sequence ATGACGAAGGATCATCAAGGCGCAACCCGCCTGGACGGGTTGGATTCACAAGCCATTGGGGCTGTGTATGACCGGTATTTTTCAGATGTCTACAAATATGTCCTGTATCGGGTCGGCGACTCTGCGCAGGCGGAAGATATTGCAAGCGACGTTTTTATCCGCCTTCTCGAGTCCGTGAACAAAGGGAGCGGACCCGAATCCAACCTGAAGGGTTGGCTGATCGGAACCGCATCGCACATCATTACCGATCAACTTAGAAGGAAATACCGCCGTCCCGAAGTGGATATTTCCGATTCATTGCCGGACCTCGCGCCGGGTCCCGCCTCTGAAGCGGATCAACGCGAACAGAATCGACTCGTACGCGGCGCCTACGACAAATTGACCGCCGAGCAGCAGGATGTGCTCGCACTGCGTTTCGGCGCGGGTTATTCGCTCGAGGAGACAGCCTCGCGGATGAATAAGAATGTAAACGCTATAAAAGCCCTCCAATTCCGCGCGCTGGCAGCGCTTCAGCGCGAGATTGGCGAGGTGGATCATGACTAA
- a CDS encoding L,D-transpeptidase family protein has translation MNSISRRDFLKLSGLALGGLAFTPFLPGLTDFDDSFVVRIGTANMPVRKEPSDESRIELSRYRDELVHVYGEVTAAEPKHNPVWYRVWGGYLHRGRLHRVRTIYQEPIKTIPEGTRLIADVTVPFTNPWRYSKLAGWQILSPPMYYGSVHFIDAVEEGPETADYDGPWYRIFDELDSNVTYYAPAIHMRVLPADMLYPISPDVPYQDKLIEINLSTQMLYAYEYGSLVFQTNISSGVPGDPTGGSGIPTTTPVGSFTIMDKVPAKHMGFSYFGEQTTGNILADVDNYVLPGVPWTSFFTTQGHAFHGTYWHENFGSPMSHGCINMRTDEANWLFRWATPVPIAPTTERVATRGLGTKVEIHY, from the coding sequence ATGAACTCGATATCGCGCAGGGATTTTTTGAAATTGAGCGGTCTCGCGCTGGGCGGGCTGGCATTTACGCCCTTCCTTCCCGGTCTGACCGACTTCGACGATAGTTTTGTGGTGCGCATCGGCACGGCAAACATGCCTGTCCGGAAGGAACCGAGCGATGAAAGCCGCATCGAACTAAGCCGCTATCGGGATGAGTTGGTGCATGTCTACGGCGAGGTGACCGCTGCGGAACCGAAACATAACCCGGTCTGGTATCGCGTCTGGGGCGGCTACCTGCATCGCGGACGTTTGCACCGTGTGCGGACGATCTATCAGGAACCGATCAAAACCATCCCCGAGGGCACGCGCCTGATCGCCGATGTTACCGTGCCGTTTACCAACCCCTGGCGTTATTCCAAGTTGGCGGGCTGGCAAATTCTCTCACCGCCGATGTATTATGGTTCGGTGCATTTTATCGACGCGGTCGAAGAGGGCCCTGAAACGGCGGATTATGACGGTCCCTGGTATCGCATCTTCGACGAACTCGACTCGAACGTCACTTATTATGCGCCCGCGATTCACATGCGCGTCCTCCCGGCGGACATGCTTTACCCGATCTCACCGGATGTTCCCTACCAGGATAAACTCATAGAGATCAACCTCTCCACCCAAATGCTGTATGCGTACGAATACGGCAGCCTTGTCTTTCAAACGAATATTTCCTCCGGCGTCCCCGGTGACCCGACCGGCGGTTCGGGCATTCCCACCACCACGCCGGTGGGCAGTTTCACCATCATGGATAAAGTTCCCGCCAAACACATGGGCTTCAGTTACTTTGGCGAGCAGACCACCGGCAACATCCTCGCCGACGTGGATAATTACGTCCTGCCCGGCGTTCCGTGGACGTCCTTCTTCACGACCCAGGGACATGCGTTCCATGGAACCTACTGGCACGAAAATTTCGGCTCACCCATGAGTCACGGCTGCATCAACATGCGCACGGACGAAGCCAATTGGCTCTTCCGCTGGGCAACCCCCGTCCCGATTGCCCCGACGACCGAACGAGTTGCCACGCGCGGTCTTGGCACGAAGGTCGAGATCCATTATTGA
- the rlmN gene encoding 23S rRNA (adenine(2503)-C(2))-methyltransferase RlmN gives MLIYDLDIAALEKMFNEWNEPAYRAKQVWQGLYHHFYSSPDQFSNLPISLREKLTQEFTFTPFTVKTYLDSADKSTRKTLFQLPDGNLIEAVLMRYGDPADELPSPLRDTPPKFKEFGGSLRGARRTLCISTQAGCAMGCVFCATGQMGFKRNLTSGEIVAQVMYYAQMLKEQNETVSNIVFMGMGEPFHNYDNVMAAVDRLNDPNGFKFGARRLTISTVGLVPQIKRFADEQRQVNLAVSLHAATDAERLAIMPVNKKYNINEVVAACKYYVEKTRRRVTFEWALIHGVNDTPEVAKKLAERLKGLLCHVNAIPLNPTRGYHGEAAKRQHAQIFKETLEREGIPCTIRMRRGIDINAGCGQLAAYTS, from the coding sequence ATGCTTATTTACGATCTCGATATCGCTGCGCTCGAAAAGATGTTCAATGAATGGAACGAGCCCGCCTACCGTGCAAAGCAGGTCTGGCAGGGGCTATACCATCATTTCTATTCATCCCCTGACCAGTTTTCCAATCTCCCCATTTCTCTGCGCGAGAAACTCACGCAGGAATTCACTTTCACTCCATTCACAGTGAAGACGTATTTGGATTCAGCGGACAAATCCACGCGCAAGACCTTGTTCCAATTGCCGGATGGAAACCTGATCGAAGCCGTATTGATGCGCTATGGCGACCCGGCGGACGAGCTCCCCTCGCCCCTTCGGGACACTCCCCCCAAATTCAAAGAATTCGGGGGGAGCCTTAGGGGGGCACGCAGAACGCTGTGCATCTCCACACAAGCCGGGTGCGCGATGGGATGCGTCTTCTGCGCGACAGGGCAAATGGGCTTCAAACGCAATCTCACCAGCGGCGAGATCGTGGCGCAGGTGATGTATTACGCCCAAATGCTGAAGGAACAGAACGAAACCGTCAGCAACATCGTTTTCATGGGCATGGGCGAGCCGTTCCATAATTACGATAACGTCATGGCGGCGGTCGACCGCTTGAACGACCCGAACGGTTTCAAATTCGGCGCACGCAGGCTGACCATCTCAACGGTGGGATTGGTCCCCCAGATCAAACGCTTCGCCGACGAACAGAGACAGGTCAATCTCGCCGTCTCGCTTCACGCCGCAACCGACGCCGAACGCCTCGCGATCATGCCGGTCAATAAAAAATATAACATCAACGAAGTGGTCGCAGCCTGTAAATACTACGTCGAAAAGACCAGGCGGCGCGTCACGTTCGAGTGGGCATTGATTCACGGGGTCAACGATACACCCGAAGTGGCAAAGAAACTGGCTGAAAGACTTAAGGGTTTGCTCTGCCACGTCAATGCGATCCCCTTAAACCCGACGCGGGGATATCACGGCGAAGCCGCCAAGCGTCAACACGCGCAAATTTTCAAGGAAACACTGGAAAGGGAAGGGATTCCATGCACGATCCGCATGAGGCGCGGCATCGACATCAACGCAGGCTGTGGTCAACTCGCGGCTTACACAAGTTAA
- a CDS encoding HAD-IIA family hydrolase, whose amino-acid sequence MIPSNIKALILDMDGVIWKGDAPIGDLAAIFKRIRERGLKFAFATNNGTKTPEDYQKILAGFGVDVGAAQIVTSALGIAFMLSQKYPRGTKIFVIGEEGIRVALEEKGFEVVGVEDAPQAEAVVMGIDRSVNFQKIAEATLLVRAGRPFYTTNTDRTFPTPRGEIPGSGAWVSVVSMATRTDPIVAGKPFPYLMELALERLGTLKEETLVVGDRLETDIAAGQAVGCPTALVLSGVGTREEAKDWKPTIIAESLAALVE is encoded by the coding sequence ATGATCCCTTCAAACATAAAAGCACTTATCCTCGACATGGACGGCGTAATCTGGAAAGGCGACGCCCCCATCGGCGACCTGGCTGCGATTTTCAAAAGAATCCGCGAACGCGGGTTGAAGTTCGCCTTTGCCACCAACAACGGGACAAAAACGCCGGAAGATTATCAAAAAATTCTCGCCGGGTTTGGCGTGGACGTGGGCGCCGCACAGATCGTCACATCCGCTTTGGGAATTGCGTTCATGCTGTCGCAGAAGTATCCGCGCGGGACGAAGATCTTCGTGATCGGCGAGGAGGGCATCCGCGTGGCTTTGGAAGAAAAGGGATTTGAAGTGGTGGGCGTGGAGGATGCGCCGCAGGCGGAAGCGGTTGTGATGGGAATCGACCGAAGCGTCAACTTCCAAAAGATCGCCGAAGCGACATTGCTCGTGCGGGCGGGGCGTCCATTCTATACGACGAACACCGACCGCACCTTCCCCACCCCGCGCGGGGAGATTCCCGGCTCGGGGGCGTGGGTTTCGGTGGTGAGCATGGCAACAAGGACAGATCCGATCGTCGCGGGCAAACCCTTCCCGTATTTGATGGAACTCGCGCTGGAAAGATTGGGCACTTTGAAGGAAGAGACACTTGTCGTCGGCGACCGGCTCGAAACGGACATTGCGGCGGGACAGGCGGTGGGATGCCCGACTGCCTTGGTGCTGAGCGGCGTCGGTACGCGCGAAGAGGCGAAGGATTGGAAACCGACAATTATTGCGGAGAGTTTGGCGGCACTTGTCGAATAA
- a CDS encoding site-specific DNA-methyltransferase yields MPTLHWNGKHLSPPQPASLILDSILHPKGRGFPKSRLDGRILIGDNLPVMAALLPEYEGRINLIYADPPFFTNRKFSARVGRGEDSRKPSKWKLAEGYHDSWADMDSYLQFLYERLHLMHRLLAPTGTLYLHLDWHADAQARLILDEIFGAENFINEIIWAYHGPSPIRTAFNRKHDTILMYGKSRDYTFNVDEIREPYNPNTVATFKASRKAGFGKIPDLERGKVPEDWWYFPVVARLHNERTGYPTQKPEALIERVVLASSNKNDLVADFFCGSGTTALVAARHGRRFITCDESIRAVNTARFRLAGTKSIFSVERDLAVKNEFATKSKKIKAKVSGGVIRLTTSLDVDFWEVDPAWDGKIFRSAAQAQRHVRSGEIPMELKIKIGGRVCIRLVTVEGKQFQLNI; encoded by the coding sequence ATGCCGACTCTTCACTGGAACGGGAAGCATCTTTCCCCGCCCCAACCTGCCTCGCTGATCCTTGACTCCATCCTTCACCCGAAGGGACGCGGCTTTCCCAAATCCCGGCTTGATGGGCGGATACTCATTGGAGATAATCTTCCCGTCATGGCGGCGCTCCTTCCGGAATACGAAGGTCGCATCAACCTCATTTACGCCGACCCGCCTTTTTTCACAAATCGAAAATTTTCCGCGCGCGTTGGCAGGGGAGAGGATTCGCGCAAGCCTTCCAAATGGAAACTGGCAGAGGGCTATCACGATTCCTGGGCAGACATGGATTCGTACCTGCAATTCCTTTACGAACGCCTTCATCTCATGCATCGCCTGCTCGCTCCGACCGGGACTCTCTATTTGCATCTCGACTGGCACGCCGACGCGCAAGCCCGCCTGATCCTCGACGAAATATTCGGCGCGGAGAATTTCATCAACGAGATCATCTGGGCGTATCACGGACCTTCTCCGATCCGCACGGCATTCAACCGAAAGCACGATACGATCCTGATGTATGGAAAGAGCAGGGATTACACCTTCAATGTGGACGAGATCCGCGAGCCGTACAATCCGAACACTGTGGCAACCTTTAAAGCGTCGCGCAAGGCCGGCTTTGGCAAGATTCCCGACCTGGAGCGGGGCAAAGTCCCTGAGGATTGGTGGTATTTCCCCGTCGTGGCGCGATTGCATAACGAGCGGACAGGCTATCCCACCCAGAAGCCAGAGGCATTGATCGAACGCGTTGTCCTGGCATCTTCCAATAAAAACGACCTTGTTGCAGACTTTTTCTGCGGTTCGGGCACGACCGCCCTGGTTGCCGCCAGGCACGGACGCAGGTTCATTACATGCGACGAATCGATCCGGGCGGTCAACACGGCGCGGTTCAGGCTGGCGGGAACGAAATCCATTTTTTCGGTGGAGCGGGACCTGGCTGTCAAAAACGAGTTTGCCACGAAATCGAAAAAGATCAAAGCGAAAGTCTCTGGCGGTGTGATTCGGTTGACGACCTCCCTCGATGTGGATTTTTGGGAAGTGGACCCGGCTTGGGATGGGAAGATCTTCCGCAGTGCCGCTCAGGCTCAACGTCACGTACGAAGCGGGGAAATCCCCATGGAGTTAAAAATAAAAATCGGAGGCAGAGTCTGCATCCGATTGGTAACGGTCGAAGGGAAGCAATTCCAGCTAAATATCTAG
- a CDS encoding DUF1669 domain-containing protein: protein MKRNHSSVILLILSILITACVDLSPTSIPETPPPSVGSDEFTPIELGAGYGFKDGWIEIYFTNPASPLAPQRTGGIDGPLAEAIDSARLTVDVAIYSMSLNSVRDALLRAHDRGVRVRIVMESDNLDRSDPQRLKDAGIPFLGDRREGLMHNKFVVIDGSEVWVGGMNYTDSGAYEDNNVMLRIRSVKMAENYTREFEEMFVEDRFGDNILAETPNPRVTIDGTPVDTYFSPDDGVQSILVDILSEAQESIYFMAFSFTADPLGDAIRARAREGVTVAGVMDEEQVQSNQGTEFDPFRQAGLEVYKDGNAGQMHHKIIIVDEGIVIVGSYNFTNSAESRNDENLLVIYHDGIASLFMDEFRRIFGESK from the coding sequence ATGAAACGAAATCATTCTTCGGTAATTCTCCTAATCCTCTCGATCCTCATTACAGCCTGCGTCGATCTTTCGCCGACATCGATTCCCGAAACTCCTCCTCCTTCCGTTGGGTCCGACGAATTTACGCCCATCGAGCTCGGCGCGGGATATGGATTCAAAGACGGCTGGATCGAAATCTACTTCACGAACCCCGCCAGTCCGCTTGCGCCTCAACGAACCGGCGGTATCGATGGACCCCTCGCGGAAGCAATCGACTCTGCCAGGCTGACCGTGGACGTCGCGATTTACAGCATGAGCCTGAACAGCGTTCGCGACGCCTTGCTGCGCGCTCACGACCGCGGGGTAAGGGTACGCATTGTGATGGAGAGCGACAACCTCGACCGCTCCGACCCGCAGAGGTTGAAGGATGCGGGCATTCCTTTCCTCGGCGACCGGCGCGAAGGGTTGATGCACAACAAGTTCGTCGTCATTGACGGTTCCGAGGTATGGGTGGGCGGGATGAACTATACCGACAGCGGCGCATATGAAGATAATAACGTCATGCTGCGCATCCGTTCGGTGAAGATGGCGGAAAATTACACCAGGGAATTCGAGGAGATGTTCGTCGAAGACCGCTTCGGAGATAACATCCTCGCCGAGACCCCGAATCCGCGCGTGACCATCGATGGGACGCCGGTGGATACATACTTCTCGCCGGATGACGGCGTTCAATCCATTCTTGTCGATATTCTCAGCGAGGCGCAGGAAAGCATTTACTTCATGGCGTTTTCGTTCACTGCCGACCCGCTGGGAGATGCGATCCGCGCACGGGCAAGGGAAGGCGTCACTGTGGCGGGGGTCATGGACGAGGAACAGGTTCAATCGAATCAGGGAACCGAGTTCGATCCTTTTCGTCAGGCGGGTTTGGAGGTCTACAAGGACGGCAACGCAGGACAGATGCATCACAAAATCATCATCGTGGACGAAGGCATCGTCATCGTTGGGTCGTACAATTTCACCAATAGCGCCGAATCCCGCAACGACGAAAACCTGTTGGTGATCTATCATGACGGGATCGCCTCCCTTTTCATGGATGAATTCCGCCGCATCTTCGGGGAATCCAAGTAA